From the genome of Pseudomonas migulae:
TCTTCATCGTCGACTCGTGAATCTGCACAATTTTAGCGACCGGTGTTTGCACGCTCAGCAGTTTGCTGTCGCTGCTCGCGGTCACCGTCATGAACGCTCCGGTTGCCTGTTGCCCGGCAACGGTGGCGCGTACCCAGGCGTCGTCCACTTGGGTCTGGGCTGAAACCTGCAGCGCCGATCCCAGCAGACAAAGCCCCAGGACAGCCGTTTGAATGCGCACATTGATGGCAGTTTTAATGGCATTCGAATTCATCAGCAGACCTCCATAACGGTTTTCAAGTCTTCCGTACACTCTTGTGCAGAAAGGGACTGGGACAGTCCAACGCGCAACCTGCCCCTTGTGTCATACACATAGCTGGTCGCTGTATGGGAGAGCGTGTAGGTCGAGCCGCTCGGGATTTTTTCATAGAACACCCCGAACTCCTTGGCCGTTTCCGCCGTTTCCTCGAGTGTTCCGTGGAGCGCGACAAATGAAGGATCAAACGTCTTGACGTAGGCATCCAGCACCGCCGGCGTGTCCCGTTCCGGGTCCAGCGTGATGAAGACGACCTGGAGAATATCCCCGTCTTTTCCCATCAGTTTCTTGATTTGCGCTGCGCGAGCCAGGGTAGTGGGGCATACCGCCGGGCACTGGGTGAAGCCGAAGAAAATCATCGGCATCAAACCACGAAAGCTCGAGAGCGTTGTGAGATTGCCTTCCGAGTCTTTGAGCTTGAATGTCCGTCCGAGGATCTTGTCGCTCAGGTCCTTGCCGTATTTGTACGACAGGCTGACGCTATTGTCGCAGCCGGCGAGGAGGCCAAGGCTGAACAAGCCCATACCTGCAACCACCTGGCGGCGGGTGAACGAAACACTCATGTTCTACAGACCTTTTGATGAGCCCGAACGGATAAATCAACCTCGGACAGGGCGTCTATGATGCATGCCGGTTTTAGCGGAGGGGAGCGATTATACGCTTCAAAGGATTATTCATAACTTGCGACAAACTGACGCAGCGACCCACCGAACCGGCATCGGTTTTCAGGTCAGCCCTTAATTTCCATTGGACTGCTGACTAACATCACCTTGTCCTGGAGAGCGGCGAAGGCGTTTGACGTACCCCGTCCGAGTTTCGCCAGTTTGTCCTCTTGCAGTGCCTGTTGCAGCAGACCGAGGAGATTTTGCGTCTTCGAGGACGAGGCAGGCGTCACGGTATCTTCATCCAGACGGCCCATTACATATTTGGAAATACGCGTGGACTGGCTTGCCGAATGGCTGACGGACGCTTCGACCAACTTGCCTTTGACATAGCCGATGCTGCTCGTGCTGCTGGCCTGATCGTCGATCTGGTAGTACTGATAGCTCTGGGATTGTGGGTCATCCGTCAGATCCAGCTTTTGTCCGGCATACAGTGGCTTATGGTATTGGGCTGTCAGATGCGATTGCTGATTCTGGACGACCTTGCGATTGAACTGATCCTGACCTTTGGATTGCGTGGCCTGCGATAAGCCATATTTGAACGAGTCGAGTTCGCCTGGCCGTGCAGGATTGCCGTTCACAGTCTTCTCGCTGATCGTCGCGCTGAAATCGGCGAGGCCGGTGAGCACGCGGCGGTCGGTGTCTGTCAGCTTGATCGCCGTTAGCGCCTGCAGTCCGGTATCAGCGCGGCTTTGCGGGTAGTTGCTGTGCACAGTCTTGAATGCACTCTCGAACATCGACAGCAGATTCTGGTCGCCGTCGCCTCGTACGCGCGCCGCTTCTATTTGCCGCAGGTAGCTCGCGAGCGCCTTGGATTGCTGATTGCTGTCGCCGAGGATGGCGGCGTTTTTCAGGTCCACGGACATATCGAAATCGCCCGCCGCGCCGCTCATGCGTACCTGGCGCTGGCTTGCGTCGGCATGCAGCTCAAAGCTCTGCGTACTGTCATCGTCGAGCTTGAACCGTGTGGTCAGGTCGACCGAGGAAAACACGTCAGTGTCGAACTGAGCCAGCGCCTCCAGCTTGAGTTGCGGTGGAACGGCGGTGAGGCCCTGGATGGCCGATTCAAATCCTTTGGCCATTGCCCCAAGCGCAGCAAGTTCTTCCTGGCTGAGTTCGCCACCCTGGACCTGAGCCTGCACCGCCAGCGCGTTATCCTGACTGGAGAGGGTGATCTCAACGGTTTTTCCGCTAGCTGTTTTCAGGGTCAGGTTGATGCTGTTGTCGGCAACGCCACTGTGCATCCTGGCTTGGGCAGCCGCCAACTCTGCCGGCTCGAGCGCCCGCCCGGTCGATGAGCGAATGACCGACTGGGAGATGTTCTGGTTGGATTGCGCCAGCTGCAGAAGCAGCGTTTCACCCAACCCCCGGAACCGGCTGCTGGCTGAAGCGTTTCCGAAGTTGCCACCCATGCGAAACGACACTTTGTCAGGCTGCGTGTATTCCCAGGCAAGCGGAGCATCAGGCTCCGCAATGACACCCCCGGAGGTGTAAGTCTGCGCATCGATGGTGTTGTTATCTTGATGCAAGGTGACAATCGATGCGGGGGAGGACAGGGCGGCTGTTGATTCGGTGGCAGTGCCAACGGCGGGCTGGGTGGCAGCAATCCTGGCGACCGCCAGTGGCGGCAAGGAAGAGATTGAAGAGATGACGGTCATTGCTGCTCCATGCTGAGTACCAGTGGTTTCCTGTAGGGATTGTCGGCAGGGGGCTTCATAACTTGAGGTGCGAGTGGCTCTGGATGTGTGATGAATGGGCTGACGCCATCGCGGGCAAGCCCGCTCCCACAGGTTATGTGTCGAACACAAATATTGCGTACACCCAGGTCCCTGTGGGAGCGGGCTTGCCCGCGATGAACGATGACACGGTCTAACGGCTGGTCACCCGCCACAAATACCAGGCAGCCACCGTCCGATAAGGACTCCACCCCAACCCGATCTCAACCATCTGTTTACGCGTCGGCTGCACCTCCAGCCCCTTTAATCGCCGATACCCCTCACGCACCCCGAAGTCATCGGCCGGCAAAATATCCGGCCGCTCCAGGCTGTAGATCAGCAGCATCTCAACCGTCCAGCGCCCGACCCCGCGCAACGTGATCAATCGCTCGATCAACGCCTCATCGTCCATCGCCAACGCCGTCGCATAATCCGGCACCACGCCATCCAGCGCTGCCTGAGCGATGCCCTGAATCGTCGCAATCTTGCTCGCGGAAAAACCGCACCCGCGCAGTTGATCAAACCCGGTCGCCAGAATCTGTTCAGGACGCGGAAACGCCGTCGAGGGAAACAACGCCAGCAGCCGACCGACAATCGCATCCCCGGCTTTGGCGTGCAGTTGTTGATAGGCAATTGCCCGCACCAGCGATTCATACGGATCGCGCGCCGCATGCGGCTGGTGCAGGCAGGGGCCGATGGCGGCGATGTGGCGCGCCCAGTCGTCATCGATGGACGCGAGAAACGCCGTCGCCGGTAAGTAAGGATCGGTCAAGCGTTCACCGCAGGTTTGAGCAGTGCGTTCACTTCACCGTAAGTGAATGCCTTGAGGTGGCTGCTGTCGAGTTTGCCGGTTTCCAGAAAACTTTTCGCAAGGCCCGCCATCGCACCGTAAAGAAACTCGGCGATACCGGAACCGGCGCTCAACCG
Proteins encoded in this window:
- a CDS encoding SCO family protein — its product is MSVSFTRRQVVAGMGLFSLGLLAGCDNSVSLSYKYGKDLSDKILGRTFKLKDSEGNLTTLSSFRGLMPMIFFGFTQCPAVCPTTLARAAQIKKLMGKDGDILQVVFITLDPERDTPAVLDAYVKTFDPSFVALHGTLEETAETAKEFGVFYEKIPSGSTYTLSHTATSYVYDTRGRLRVGLSQSLSAQECTEDLKTVMEVC
- a CDS encoding copper chaperone PCu(A)C, whose product is MNSNAIKTAINVRIQTAVLGLCLLGSALQVSAQTQVDDAWVRATVAGQQATGAFMTVTASSDSKLLSVQTPVAKIVQIHESTMKNDVMSMHPVDFVALPAGKAVTLDPHSYHVMLIDLVGQVKEGDKVPLTLTVENANGEKESIKVEAEARALNTPDHSKMH
- a CDS encoding DNA-3-methyladenine glycosylase family protein, with protein sequence MTDPYLPATAFLASIDDDWARHIAAIGPCLHQPHAARDPYESLVRAIAYQQLHAKAGDAIVGRLLALFPSTAFPRPEQILATGFDQLRGCGFSASKIATIQGIAQAALDGVVPDYATALAMDDEALIERLITLRGVGRWTVEMLLIYSLERPDILPADDFGVREGYRRLKGLEVQPTRKQMVEIGLGWSPYRTVAAWYLWRVTSR
- a CDS encoding lactate dehydrogenase, coding for MTVISSISSLPPLAVARIAATQPAVGTATESTAALSSPASIVTLHQDNNTIDAQTYTSGGVIAEPDAPLAWEYTQPDKVSFRMGGNFGNASASSRFRGLGETLLLQLAQSNQNISQSVIRSSTGRALEPAELAAAQARMHSGVADNSINLTLKTASGKTVEITLSSQDNALAVQAQVQGGELSQEELAALGAMAKGFESAIQGLTAVPPQLKLEALAQFDTDVFSSVDLTTRFKLDDDSTQSFELHADASQRQVRMSGAAGDFDMSVDLKNAAILGDSNQQSKALASYLRQIEAARVRGDGDQNLLSMFESAFKTVHSNYPQSRADTGLQALTAIKLTDTDRRVLTGLADFSATISEKTVNGNPARPGELDSFKYGLSQATQSKGQDQFNRKVVQNQQSHLTAQYHKPLYAGQKLDLTDDPQSQSYQYYQIDDQASSTSSIGYVKGKLVEASVSHSASQSTRISKYVMGRLDEDTVTPASSSKTQNLLGLLQQALQEDKLAKLGRGTSNAFAALQDKVMLVSSPMEIKG